One region of Syntrophobacter fumaroxidans MPOB genomic DNA includes:
- a CDS encoding c-type cytochrome domain-containing protein, with product MPVFVRIVLLGSAVLLLVLTGTQPRTDAASPVYADVAKIFQKHCTSCHSGARAPDKFRMETYMDVMQGGRNGAMVLPGDPAGSEIIRRVKGASTPRMPKNGPPWLSADEVRVLEKWVENGAPEA from the coding sequence ATGCCAGTATTCGTCAGAATCGTTTTGCTCGGGTCGGCCGTTCTCCTTCTGGTTCTGACCGGCACTCAGCCCCGGACCGACGCGGCGTCCCCCGTTTACGCCGACGTGGCCAAGATTTTCCAAAAACACTGCACCAGTTGCCACAGCGGCGCTAGAGCGCCTGACAAGTTTCGCATGGAGACTTACATGGATGTGATGCAGGGCGGTAGAAACGGTGCGATGGTTCTGCCCGGCGATCCGGCCGGGAGCGAGATCATCAGGCGGGTCAAGGGCGCGAGCACGCCCCGCATGCCCAAGAACGGCCCGCCATGGCTTTCCGCCGATGAGGTCCGTGTCCTTGAGAAATGGGTTGAAAACGGTGCCCCCGAGGCCTAG